From Cannabis sativa cultivar Pink pepper isolate KNU-18-1 chromosome 8, ASM2916894v1, whole genome shotgun sequence, a single genomic window includes:
- the LOC115701149 gene encoding heparanase-like protein 2 isoform X1 codes for MKIVMKVMLFNFVVLFLPISSSEFVRVTIRGESSIGKTDDNFICATLDWWPPEKCDYNQCPWGNAGILNLDIKNKIFVNAITAFNPLRIRLGGSLEDLVVYDVGNAVKECPKFRLQKNGLFGFSNGCLSQTRWDELNYLFNQTRALVTFSLNALYGKIASREDKLWIGEWNPENARQLMEYTLEKGYKIDSYELGNELCGSGVAARVNSVQYGRDIIVLKNLLRELYPIASTRPKVLGPAGFYDEKWFSTFLETTGPGIVDGVTHHIYNLGAGVDPGVINRIQDPVYLDKVAHTYRNVSRIVKKYSPKAGAWVGEAGGAYNSGGKNVQDRFVDGFWYLDQLGMASSLDHKVYCRQALIGGFYGLLNTTTFVPNPDYYGALLWHRLMGKEVLAASHDGSPKLRAYSHCSKNKPGITLLLINFSNSTFFHVVISVYPFQKLSERRSQREEYHLTAKNGYIQSDEVLLNGTPLQLTNSSDIPLMEPILVDSYSPVCVAPDSFVFVVFKDKRAFACV; via the exons ATGAAGATAGTAATGAAAGTAATGCTGTTTAATTTTGTTGTATTATTTCTTCCAATTTCATCATCTGAATTTGTAAGAGTAACGATTAGAGGAGAATCCTCTATAGGCAAAACAGACGACAATTTTATATGTGCAACTCTTGACTGGTGGCCCCCTGAAAAATGTGACTACAATCAGTGCCCCTGGGGCAACGCTGGCATTCTCAATCTG GATATAAAGAACAAGATATTTGTTAATGCTATTACAG CATTCAATCCTCTGAGGATAAGATTGGGAGGCTCGTTAGAAGATCTGGTAGTGTACGATGTTGGAAATGCAGTTAAAGAATGCCCCAAGTTTAGGCTCCAAAAGAATGGTCTGTTTGGATTCAGCAATGGTTGCCTTTCCCAAACGAGATGGGATGAACTCAACTATTTGTTTAACCAAACAAG AGCTTTGGTGACATTTAGTTTGAATGCCCTCTATGGAAAAATTGCATCTCGAGAAGACAAATTATGGATAGGTGAATGGAACCCTGAAAATGCTCGACAACTCATGGAGTACACCCTGGAAAAAGGGTACAAAATTGACTCGTATGAACtag GAAACGAGTTATGTGGGTCTGGAGTAGCTGCAAGAGTAAATAGTGTTCAATATGGTAGAGACATAATTGTGCTAAAAAATTTGTTAAGAGAATTGTACCCAATTGCGTCAACAAGGCCAAAAGTATTAGGTCCTGCTGGTTTCTATGATGAAAAATGGTTTAGTACATTCCTAGAGACCACTGGACCAGGAATAGTAGATGGAGTAACTCACCACATCTATAATCTTGGTGCAG GGGTTGATCCTGGTGTTATTAACCGGATTCAGGACCCAGTTTACCTAGACAAGGTTGCTCACACTTACAGAAATGTCTCAAGGATTGTGAAAAAGTATTCCCCTAAAGCCGGAGCTTGGGTTGGAGAAGCTGGTGGAGCTTATAACAGTGGAGGCAAAAATGTTCAAGATAGATTTGTTGATGGCTTCTG GTATTTGGATCAACTGGGCATGGCATCAAGCTTAGATCATAAGGTCTATTGCAGACAAGCCTTGATTGGAGGGTTCTACGGTCTTCTCAATACAACCACCTTTGTTCCCAATCCAGACTACTATGG TGCACTTTTATGGCACCGACTAATGGGAAAGGAAGTACTTGCGGCCAGTCATGATGGATCTCCAAAATTACGTGCTTACTCCCATTGTTCAAAGAATAAG ccTGGAATTACTCTTCTCTTGATTAACTTCTCAAATTCTACATTCTTCCATGTCGTCATCTCTGTCTATCCTTTTCAAAAGTTATCTGAGAGAAGATCACAAAGAGAAGAGTACCATTTGACCGCAAAAAATGGTTATATTCAAAGTGATGAGGTGCTTCTGAACGGAACTCCATTACAGCTGACAAATTCATCTGATATTCCTTTAATGGAGCCAATTCTTGTTGATTCTTACTCGCCTGTCTGTGTTGCACCTGATTCGTTTGTCTTTGTAGTTTTCAAGGACAAAAGGGCCTTCGCGTGTGTATAG
- the LOC115701149 gene encoding heparanase-like protein 1 isoform X2 yields the protein MKIVMKVMLFNFVVLFLPISSSEFVRVTIRGESSIGKTDDNFICATLDWWPPEKCDYNQCPWGNAGILNLDIKNKIFVNAITAFNPLRIRLGGSLEDLVVYDVGNAVKECPKFRLQKNGLFGFSNGCLSQTRWDELNYLFNQTRALVTFSLNALYGKIASREDKLWIGEWNPENARQLMEYTLEKGYKIDSYELGVDPGVINRIQDPVYLDKVAHTYRNVSRIVKKYSPKAGAWVGEAGGAYNSGGKNVQDRFVDGFWGEKNRYLDQLGMASSLDHKVYCRQALIGGFYGLLNTTTFVPNPDYYGALLWHRLMGKEVLAASHDGSPKLRAYSHCSKNKPGITLLLINFSNSTFFHVVISVYPFQKLSERRSQREEYHLTAKNGYIQSDEVLLNGTPLQLTNSSDIPLMEPILVDSYSPVCVAPDSFVFVVFKDKRAFACV from the exons ATGAAGATAGTAATGAAAGTAATGCTGTTTAATTTTGTTGTATTATTTCTTCCAATTTCATCATCTGAATTTGTAAGAGTAACGATTAGAGGAGAATCCTCTATAGGCAAAACAGACGACAATTTTATATGTGCAACTCTTGACTGGTGGCCCCCTGAAAAATGTGACTACAATCAGTGCCCCTGGGGCAACGCTGGCATTCTCAATCTG GATATAAAGAACAAGATATTTGTTAATGCTATTACAG CATTCAATCCTCTGAGGATAAGATTGGGAGGCTCGTTAGAAGATCTGGTAGTGTACGATGTTGGAAATGCAGTTAAAGAATGCCCCAAGTTTAGGCTCCAAAAGAATGGTCTGTTTGGATTCAGCAATGGTTGCCTTTCCCAAACGAGATGGGATGAACTCAACTATTTGTTTAACCAAACAAG AGCTTTGGTGACATTTAGTTTGAATGCCCTCTATGGAAAAATTGCATCTCGAGAAGACAAATTATGGATAGGTGAATGGAACCCTGAAAATGCTCGACAACTCATGGAGTACACCCTGGAAAAAGGGTACAAAATTGACTCGTATGAACtag GGGTTGATCCTGGTGTTATTAACCGGATTCAGGACCCAGTTTACCTAGACAAGGTTGCTCACACTTACAGAAATGTCTCAAGGATTGTGAAAAAGTATTCCCCTAAAGCCGGAGCTTGGGTTGGAGAAGCTGGTGGAGCTTATAACAGTGGAGGCAAAAATGTTCAAGATAGATTTGTTGATGGCTTCTG GGGAGAGAAAAACAGGTATTTGGATCAACTGGGCATGGCATCAAGCTTAGATCATAAGGTCTATTGCAGACAAGCCTTGATTGGAGGGTTCTACGGTCTTCTCAATACAACCACCTTTGTTCCCAATCCAGACTACTATGG TGCACTTTTATGGCACCGACTAATGGGAAAGGAAGTACTTGCGGCCAGTCATGATGGATCTCCAAAATTACGTGCTTACTCCCATTGTTCAAAGAATAAG ccTGGAATTACTCTTCTCTTGATTAACTTCTCAAATTCTACATTCTTCCATGTCGTCATCTCTGTCTATCCTTTTCAAAAGTTATCTGAGAGAAGATCACAAAGAGAAGAGTACCATTTGACCGCAAAAAATGGTTATATTCAAAGTGATGAGGTGCTTCTGAACGGAACTCCATTACAGCTGACAAATTCATCTGATATTCCTTTAATGGAGCCAATTCTTGTTGATTCTTACTCGCCTGTCTGTGTTGCACCTGATTCGTTTGTCTTTGTAGTTTTCAAGGACAAAAGGGCCTTCGCGTGTGTATAG
- the LOC115701149 gene encoding heparanase-like protein 1 isoform X3 — MKIVMKVMLFNFVVLFLPISSSEFVRVTIRGESSIGKTDDNFICATLDWWPPEKCDYNQCPWGNAGILNLDIKNKIFVNAITAFNPLRIRLGGSLEDLVVYDVGNAVKECPKFRLQKNGLFGFSNGCLSQTRWDELNYLFNQTRALVTFSLNALYGKIASREDKLWIGEWNPENARQLMEYTLEKGYKIDSYELGVDPGVINRIQDPVYLDKVAHTYRNVSRIVKKYSPKAGAWVGEAGGAYNSGGKNVQDRFVDGFWYLDQLGMASSLDHKVYCRQALIGGFYGLLNTTTFVPNPDYYGALLWHRLMGKEVLAASHDGSPKLRAYSHCSKNKPGITLLLINFSNSTFFHVVISVYPFQKLSERRSQREEYHLTAKNGYIQSDEVLLNGTPLQLTNSSDIPLMEPILVDSYSPVCVAPDSFVFVVFKDKRAFACV, encoded by the exons ATGAAGATAGTAATGAAAGTAATGCTGTTTAATTTTGTTGTATTATTTCTTCCAATTTCATCATCTGAATTTGTAAGAGTAACGATTAGAGGAGAATCCTCTATAGGCAAAACAGACGACAATTTTATATGTGCAACTCTTGACTGGTGGCCCCCTGAAAAATGTGACTACAATCAGTGCCCCTGGGGCAACGCTGGCATTCTCAATCTG GATATAAAGAACAAGATATTTGTTAATGCTATTACAG CATTCAATCCTCTGAGGATAAGATTGGGAGGCTCGTTAGAAGATCTGGTAGTGTACGATGTTGGAAATGCAGTTAAAGAATGCCCCAAGTTTAGGCTCCAAAAGAATGGTCTGTTTGGATTCAGCAATGGTTGCCTTTCCCAAACGAGATGGGATGAACTCAACTATTTGTTTAACCAAACAAG AGCTTTGGTGACATTTAGTTTGAATGCCCTCTATGGAAAAATTGCATCTCGAGAAGACAAATTATGGATAGGTGAATGGAACCCTGAAAATGCTCGACAACTCATGGAGTACACCCTGGAAAAAGGGTACAAAATTGACTCGTATGAACtag GGGTTGATCCTGGTGTTATTAACCGGATTCAGGACCCAGTTTACCTAGACAAGGTTGCTCACACTTACAGAAATGTCTCAAGGATTGTGAAAAAGTATTCCCCTAAAGCCGGAGCTTGGGTTGGAGAAGCTGGTGGAGCTTATAACAGTGGAGGCAAAAATGTTCAAGATAGATTTGTTGATGGCTTCTG GTATTTGGATCAACTGGGCATGGCATCAAGCTTAGATCATAAGGTCTATTGCAGACAAGCCTTGATTGGAGGGTTCTACGGTCTTCTCAATACAACCACCTTTGTTCCCAATCCAGACTACTATGG TGCACTTTTATGGCACCGACTAATGGGAAAGGAAGTACTTGCGGCCAGTCATGATGGATCTCCAAAATTACGTGCTTACTCCCATTGTTCAAAGAATAAG ccTGGAATTACTCTTCTCTTGATTAACTTCTCAAATTCTACATTCTTCCATGTCGTCATCTCTGTCTATCCTTTTCAAAAGTTATCTGAGAGAAGATCACAAAGAGAAGAGTACCATTTGACCGCAAAAAATGGTTATATTCAAAGTGATGAGGTGCTTCTGAACGGAACTCCATTACAGCTGACAAATTCATCTGATATTCCTTTAATGGAGCCAATTCTTGTTGATTCTTACTCGCCTGTCTGTGTTGCACCTGATTCGTTTGTCTTTGTAGTTTTCAAGGACAAAAGGGCCTTCGCGTGTGTATAG
- the LOC115698604 gene encoding uncharacterized protein At3g61260 isoform X4, whose protein sequence is MDNLFRQTRVRFSGFGQDKNEGSSSSKDLTIPVQKTITFKDRKKDQNWFRRQFSKQMNQDNDSNDIDRATAVAAAAYAISSLKDLGLPYQREQPETSKISSKGKKESTLSIQEPGKGTMKSSENPDSMVPATAATHTKKPEKTLLPAPSFRKTGSTLEMELSGSSKVGRTASKTEVAAKPLHDKQPSHRYDTGTSTSKSDLPTTVKPPPQPKRQSSTGPGMRKAQADAWEEAEMARVQERYDKQMATILDWEQKRKEKAKRHAVKSEGKLEEKRAKALKKYRTEMEYIDQVAGGARAKAEEKKRKDQLKVKEKADTIRRTGALPKTCFCF, encoded by the exons ATGGATAATTTGTTTAGGCAAACAAG AGTAAGATTTTCAGGATTCGGGCAGGACAAGAACGAAGGGTCTAGTAGCAGCAAAGACCTAACTATACCAGTCCAGAAAACTATAACTTTTAAAG ATAGAAAGAAAGATCAGAACTGGTTCAGGAGACAATTCAGTAAGCAAATGAATCAAGATAATGATTCTAACGATATTGACCGTGCAACTGCTGTGGCAGCTGCTGCATATGCCATTAGCTCACTCAAAGACTTAGGTCTCCCATATCAAAGAGAACAACCTGAAACATCTAAGATATCAAGCAAAGGCAAGAAAGAGTCAACACTTTCGATCCAGGAACCTG GTAAAGGTACAATGAAAAGTTCAGAAAACCCAGACAGCATGGTGCCAGCAACTGCTGCTACCCATACaaaaaaaccagaaaaaaccTTGCTCCCGGCCCCTTCATTTAGAAAGACTGGATCAACGCTTGAGATGGAACTTAGCGGCAGTTCTAAAGTTGGAAGGACAGCATCAAAAACAGAGGTAGCTGCCAAACCACTACATGATAAGCAGCCGAGCCACAGATATGACACTGGAACTTCAACATCAAAATCTGATTTGCCCACCACAGTGAAACCACCGCCTCAACCAAAGAGACAAAGCTCAACAGGGCCTGGAATGAGGAAAGCTCAAGCAGATGCTTGGGAAGAAGCTGAGATGGCGAGAGTCCAAGAAAG GTATGATAAGCAAATGGCGACTATACTTGACTGGGAGCAGAAAAGGAAGGAGAAAGCCAAACGCCACGCAGTAAAATCAGAG GGAAAATTGGAGGAAAAAAGAGCAAAAGCTTTAAAAAAGTACCGCACGGAGATGGAATATATAGATCAAGTTGCAGGGGGAGCAAGGGCAAAggcagaagaaaaaaagaggaaGGACCAATTAAAGGTGAAGGAAAAAGCTGATACAATCAGAAGAACAGGAGCACTTCCAAAAACATGTTTCTGCTTTTGA
- the LOC115698604 gene encoding uncharacterized protein At3g61260 isoform X3, which produces MDNLFRQTRVRFSGFGQDKNEGSSSSKDLTIPVQKTITFKDRKKDQNWFRRQFSKQMNQDNDSNDIDRATAVAAAAYAISSLKDLGLPYQREQPETSKISSKGKKESTLSIQEPGKGTMKSSENPDSMVPATAATHTKKPEKTLLPAPSFRKTGSTLEMELSGSSKVGRTASKTEVAAKPLHDKQPSHRYDTGTSTSKSDLPTTVKPPPQPKRQSSTGPGMRKAQADAWEEAEMARVQERHIFRYDKQMATILDWEQKRKEKAKRHAVKSEGKLEEKRAKALKKYRTEMEYIDQVAGGARAKAEEKKRKDQLKVKEKADTIRRTGALPKTCFCF; this is translated from the exons ATGGATAATTTGTTTAGGCAAACAAG AGTAAGATTTTCAGGATTCGGGCAGGACAAGAACGAAGGGTCTAGTAGCAGCAAAGACCTAACTATACCAGTCCAGAAAACTATAACTTTTAAAG ATAGAAAGAAAGATCAGAACTGGTTCAGGAGACAATTCAGTAAGCAAATGAATCAAGATAATGATTCTAACGATATTGACCGTGCAACTGCTGTGGCAGCTGCTGCATATGCCATTAGCTCACTCAAAGACTTAGGTCTCCCATATCAAAGAGAACAACCTGAAACATCTAAGATATCAAGCAAAGGCAAGAAAGAGTCAACACTTTCGATCCAGGAACCTG GTAAAGGTACAATGAAAAGTTCAGAAAACCCAGACAGCATGGTGCCAGCAACTGCTGCTACCCATACaaaaaaaccagaaaaaaccTTGCTCCCGGCCCCTTCATTTAGAAAGACTGGATCAACGCTTGAGATGGAACTTAGCGGCAGTTCTAAAGTTGGAAGGACAGCATCAAAAACAGAGGTAGCTGCCAAACCACTACATGATAAGCAGCCGAGCCACAGATATGACACTGGAACTTCAACATCAAAATCTGATTTGCCCACCACAGTGAAACCACCGCCTCAACCAAAGAGACAAAGCTCAACAGGGCCTGGAATGAGGAAAGCTCAAGCAGATGCTTGGGAAGAAGCTGAGATGGCGAGAGTCCAAGAAAG ACACATTTTCAGGTATGATAAGCAAATGGCGACTATACTTGACTGGGAGCAGAAAAGGAAGGAGAAAGCCAAACGCCACGCAGTAAAATCAGAG GGAAAATTGGAGGAAAAAAGAGCAAAAGCTTTAAAAAAGTACCGCACGGAGATGGAATATATAGATCAAGTTGCAGGGGGAGCAAGGGCAAAggcagaagaaaaaaagaggaaGGACCAATTAAAGGTGAAGGAAAAAGCTGATACAATCAGAAGAACAGGAGCACTTCCAAAAACATGTTTCTGCTTTTGA
- the LOC115698604 gene encoding uncharacterized protein At3g61260 isoform X1, with protein sequence MDNLFRQTRVRFSGFGQDKNEGSSSSKDLTIPVQKTITFKDRKKDQNWFRRQFSKQMNQDNDSNDIDRATAVAAAAYAISSLKDLGLPYQREQPETSKISSKGKKESTLSIQEPGRASKSFSGKGTMKSSENPDSMVPATAATHTKKPEKTLLPAPSFRKTGSTLEMELSGSSKVGRTASKTEVAAKPLHDKQPSHRYDTGTSTSKSDLPTTVKPPPQPKRQSSTGPGMRKAQADAWEEAEMARVQERHIFRYDKQMATILDWEQKRKEKAKRHAVKSEGKLEEKRAKALKKYRTEMEYIDQVAGGARAKAEEKKRKDQLKVKEKADTIRRTGALPKTCFCF encoded by the exons ATGGATAATTTGTTTAGGCAAACAAG AGTAAGATTTTCAGGATTCGGGCAGGACAAGAACGAAGGGTCTAGTAGCAGCAAAGACCTAACTATACCAGTCCAGAAAACTATAACTTTTAAAG ATAGAAAGAAAGATCAGAACTGGTTCAGGAGACAATTCAGTAAGCAAATGAATCAAGATAATGATTCTAACGATATTGACCGTGCAACTGCTGTGGCAGCTGCTGCATATGCCATTAGCTCACTCAAAGACTTAGGTCTCCCATATCAAAGAGAACAACCTGAAACATCTAAGATATCAAGCAAAGGCAAGAAAGAGTCAACACTTTCGATCCAGGAACCTGGTAGAGCTTCAAAAAGTTTCTCTG GTAAAGGTACAATGAAAAGTTCAGAAAACCCAGACAGCATGGTGCCAGCAACTGCTGCTACCCATACaaaaaaaccagaaaaaaccTTGCTCCCGGCCCCTTCATTTAGAAAGACTGGATCAACGCTTGAGATGGAACTTAGCGGCAGTTCTAAAGTTGGAAGGACAGCATCAAAAACAGAGGTAGCTGCCAAACCACTACATGATAAGCAGCCGAGCCACAGATATGACACTGGAACTTCAACATCAAAATCTGATTTGCCCACCACAGTGAAACCACCGCCTCAACCAAAGAGACAAAGCTCAACAGGGCCTGGAATGAGGAAAGCTCAAGCAGATGCTTGGGAAGAAGCTGAGATGGCGAGAGTCCAAGAAAG ACACATTTTCAGGTATGATAAGCAAATGGCGACTATACTTGACTGGGAGCAGAAAAGGAAGGAGAAAGCCAAACGCCACGCAGTAAAATCAGAG GGAAAATTGGAGGAAAAAAGAGCAAAAGCTTTAAAAAAGTACCGCACGGAGATGGAATATATAGATCAAGTTGCAGGGGGAGCAAGGGCAAAggcagaagaaaaaaagaggaaGGACCAATTAAAGGTGAAGGAAAAAGCTGATACAATCAGAAGAACAGGAGCACTTCCAAAAACATGTTTCTGCTTTTGA
- the LOC115698604 gene encoding uncharacterized protein At3g61260 isoform X2: MDNLFRQTRVRFSGFGQDKNEGSSSSKDLTIPVQKTITFKDRKKDQNWFRRQFSKQMNQDNDSNDIDRATAVAAAAYAISSLKDLGLPYQREQPETSKISSKGKKESTLSIQEPGRASKSFSGKGTMKSSENPDSMVPATAATHTKKPEKTLLPAPSFRKTGSTLEMELSGSSKVGRTASKTEVAAKPLHDKQPSHRYDTGTSTSKSDLPTTVKPPPQPKRQSSTGPGMRKAQADAWEEAEMARVQERYDKQMATILDWEQKRKEKAKRHAVKSEGKLEEKRAKALKKYRTEMEYIDQVAGGARAKAEEKKRKDQLKVKEKADTIRRTGALPKTCFCF; this comes from the exons ATGGATAATTTGTTTAGGCAAACAAG AGTAAGATTTTCAGGATTCGGGCAGGACAAGAACGAAGGGTCTAGTAGCAGCAAAGACCTAACTATACCAGTCCAGAAAACTATAACTTTTAAAG ATAGAAAGAAAGATCAGAACTGGTTCAGGAGACAATTCAGTAAGCAAATGAATCAAGATAATGATTCTAACGATATTGACCGTGCAACTGCTGTGGCAGCTGCTGCATATGCCATTAGCTCACTCAAAGACTTAGGTCTCCCATATCAAAGAGAACAACCTGAAACATCTAAGATATCAAGCAAAGGCAAGAAAGAGTCAACACTTTCGATCCAGGAACCTGGTAGAGCTTCAAAAAGTTTCTCTG GTAAAGGTACAATGAAAAGTTCAGAAAACCCAGACAGCATGGTGCCAGCAACTGCTGCTACCCATACaaaaaaaccagaaaaaaccTTGCTCCCGGCCCCTTCATTTAGAAAGACTGGATCAACGCTTGAGATGGAACTTAGCGGCAGTTCTAAAGTTGGAAGGACAGCATCAAAAACAGAGGTAGCTGCCAAACCACTACATGATAAGCAGCCGAGCCACAGATATGACACTGGAACTTCAACATCAAAATCTGATTTGCCCACCACAGTGAAACCACCGCCTCAACCAAAGAGACAAAGCTCAACAGGGCCTGGAATGAGGAAAGCTCAAGCAGATGCTTGGGAAGAAGCTGAGATGGCGAGAGTCCAAGAAAG GTATGATAAGCAAATGGCGACTATACTTGACTGGGAGCAGAAAAGGAAGGAGAAAGCCAAACGCCACGCAGTAAAATCAGAG GGAAAATTGGAGGAAAAAAGAGCAAAAGCTTTAAAAAAGTACCGCACGGAGATGGAATATATAGATCAAGTTGCAGGGGGAGCAAGGGCAAAggcagaagaaaaaaagaggaaGGACCAATTAAAGGTGAAGGAAAAAGCTGATACAATCAGAAGAACAGGAGCACTTCCAAAAACATGTTTCTGCTTTTGA
- the LOC115698604 gene encoding uncharacterized protein At3g61260 isoform X6 produces MNQDNDSNDIDRATAVAAAAYAISSLKDLGLPYQREQPETSKISSKGKKESTLSIQEPGRASKSFSGKGTMKSSENPDSMVPATAATHTKKPEKTLLPAPSFRKTGSTLEMELSGSSKVGRTASKTEVAAKPLHDKQPSHRYDTGTSTSKSDLPTTVKPPPQPKRQSSTGPGMRKAQADAWEEAEMARVQERHIFRYDKQMATILDWEQKRKEKAKRHAVKSEGKLEEKRAKALKKYRTEMEYIDQVAGGARAKAEEKKRKDQLKVKEKADTIRRTGALPKTCFCF; encoded by the exons ATGAATCAAGATAATGATTCTAACGATATTGACCGTGCAACTGCTGTGGCAGCTGCTGCATATGCCATTAGCTCACTCAAAGACTTAGGTCTCCCATATCAAAGAGAACAACCTGAAACATCTAAGATATCAAGCAAAGGCAAGAAAGAGTCAACACTTTCGATCCAGGAACCTGGTAGAGCTTCAAAAAGTTTCTCTG GTAAAGGTACAATGAAAAGTTCAGAAAACCCAGACAGCATGGTGCCAGCAACTGCTGCTACCCATACaaaaaaaccagaaaaaaccTTGCTCCCGGCCCCTTCATTTAGAAAGACTGGATCAACGCTTGAGATGGAACTTAGCGGCAGTTCTAAAGTTGGAAGGACAGCATCAAAAACAGAGGTAGCTGCCAAACCACTACATGATAAGCAGCCGAGCCACAGATATGACACTGGAACTTCAACATCAAAATCTGATTTGCCCACCACAGTGAAACCACCGCCTCAACCAAAGAGACAAAGCTCAACAGGGCCTGGAATGAGGAAAGCTCAAGCAGATGCTTGGGAAGAAGCTGAGATGGCGAGAGTCCAAGAAAG ACACATTTTCAGGTATGATAAGCAAATGGCGACTATACTTGACTGGGAGCAGAAAAGGAAGGAGAAAGCCAAACGCCACGCAGTAAAATCAGAG GGAAAATTGGAGGAAAAAAGAGCAAAAGCTTTAAAAAAGTACCGCACGGAGATGGAATATATAGATCAAGTTGCAGGGGGAGCAAGGGCAAAggcagaagaaaaaaagaggaaGGACCAATTAAAGGTGAAGGAAAAAGCTGATACAATCAGAAGAACAGGAGCACTTCCAAAAACATGTTTCTGCTTTTGA
- the LOC115698604 gene encoding uncharacterized protein At3g61260 isoform X5 yields the protein MNQDNDSNDIDRATAVAAAAYAISSLKDLGLPYQREQPETSKISSKGKKESTLSIQEPGRASKSFSGKGTMKSSENPDSMVPATAATHTKKPEKTLLPAPSFRKTGSTLEMELSGSSKVGRTASKTEVAAKPLHDKQPSHRYDTGTSTSKSDLPTTVKPPPQPKRQSSTGPGMRKAQADAWEEAEMARVQERYDKQMATILDWEQKRKEKAKRHAVKSEGKLEEKRAKALKKYRTEMEYIDQVAGGARAKAEEKKRKDQLKVKEKADTIRRTGALPKTCFCF from the exons ATGAATCAAGATAATGATTCTAACGATATTGACCGTGCAACTGCTGTGGCAGCTGCTGCATATGCCATTAGCTCACTCAAAGACTTAGGTCTCCCATATCAAAGAGAACAACCTGAAACATCTAAGATATCAAGCAAAGGCAAGAAAGAGTCAACACTTTCGATCCAGGAACCTGGTAGAGCTTCAAAAAGTTTCTCTG GTAAAGGTACAATGAAAAGTTCAGAAAACCCAGACAGCATGGTGCCAGCAACTGCTGCTACCCATACaaaaaaaccagaaaaaaccTTGCTCCCGGCCCCTTCATTTAGAAAGACTGGATCAACGCTTGAGATGGAACTTAGCGGCAGTTCTAAAGTTGGAAGGACAGCATCAAAAACAGAGGTAGCTGCCAAACCACTACATGATAAGCAGCCGAGCCACAGATATGACACTGGAACTTCAACATCAAAATCTGATTTGCCCACCACAGTGAAACCACCGCCTCAACCAAAGAGACAAAGCTCAACAGGGCCTGGAATGAGGAAAGCTCAAGCAGATGCTTGGGAAGAAGCTGAGATGGCGAGAGTCCAAGAAAG GTATGATAAGCAAATGGCGACTATACTTGACTGGGAGCAGAAAAGGAAGGAGAAAGCCAAACGCCACGCAGTAAAATCAGAG GGAAAATTGGAGGAAAAAAGAGCAAAAGCTTTAAAAAAGTACCGCACGGAGATGGAATATATAGATCAAGTTGCAGGGGGAGCAAGGGCAAAggcagaagaaaaaaagaggaaGGACCAATTAAAGGTGAAGGAAAAAGCTGATACAATCAGAAGAACAGGAGCACTTCCAAAAACATGTTTCTGCTTTTGA